GGAAGAATAATTGTTGTTCCATCATTACGAGGCATAACCCCAAGATTTGCCTTAAGAATTCCTCTTTCAACTTCATTCAAAAGCGATTTATCCCACGGTTCAACAGCAAGAACTCTTGATTTAGGAACTGAAATTGATGCAACCTGTCTGAGTGGAACAGTTGTTCCATATGCCTGCACGCGAACAGAATCAAGTAATTCAGGCGCAACCCGTGTCGCACGAACACGG
The sequence above is a segment of the Caldisericota bacterium genome. Coding sequences within it:
- a CDS encoding ribosome recycling factor, which produces MELEKKIYQEVEDEMKKAIEAMEKEFSRVRATRVAPELLDSVRVQAYGTTVPLRQVASISVPKSRVLAVEPWDKSLLNEVERGILKANLGVMPRNDGTTIILP